In one window of Qipengyuania profundimaris DNA:
- a CDS encoding cryptochrome/photolyase family protein, translating into MADTSEGPVLVPILGDQLTRDLASIRGRAKDDTVILMMEVWDEATYVKHHKQKIVLIFSAMRHFAEELRDAGWTVDYVKLDSEDNAGSFTGEVARAVEEHSPRAINVVEPGEWRVREAMDQWADKFPCEVEILRDDRFISTQAEFDDWAEDRKEMRMEYFYREMRRKTGLLMDGDKPEGGEWNYDSENRKPPKDGMTSPERPNFEPDDITQEVIELVEDRFGDHFGSLEKFRWPVTRDEAEEAADAFFAERIEHFGPYQDAMVCGEDDLYHSMLSTSINLGLLDPLELCRRAEQSYKDGKAPINSVEGFIRQIIGWREYVRRFYWHQMPHLQEANALNAQRGLPEFYWTGETDMRCLADSIRSTSDNAHAHHIQRLMVLGNFALLAGISPREVQDWYLVVYADAYEWVELPNVAAMILYADGGKLASKPYAASGNYINKMSNYCKGCTYSPSKKTGEGACPFNSLYWHFMNRHRERLKSNHRIGRIYSTWDRMGDEKQQEYLDSAEAFLDTLEPADPKWARMQQS; encoded by the coding sequence ATGGCAGACACCTCCGAAGGCCCCGTCCTCGTCCCCATCCTCGGCGACCAGCTGACCCGCGACCTCGCCTCGATCAGGGGCCGGGCGAAGGACGATACCGTCATCCTGATGATGGAGGTTTGGGACGAGGCGACTTACGTCAAGCATCACAAGCAAAAGATCGTTCTGATCTTTTCCGCCATGCGGCACTTCGCCGAGGAATTGCGCGATGCCGGTTGGACGGTCGACTATGTTAAACTCGATTCCGAGGACAATGCGGGTAGCTTCACCGGCGAAGTCGCGCGCGCTGTCGAGGAGCATTCTCCGCGCGCCATCAATGTGGTCGAACCCGGCGAATGGCGCGTGCGCGAGGCGATGGACCAGTGGGCCGACAAGTTCCCCTGCGAGGTCGAGATCCTGCGCGACGACCGCTTCATCTCCACCCAGGCCGAATTCGACGACTGGGCCGAGGACCGCAAGGAAATGCGGATGGAGTATTTCTACCGCGAGATGCGCCGCAAGACGGGGTTGCTGATGGATGGCGACAAGCCCGAAGGCGGGGAGTGGAATTACGACAGCGAGAATCGCAAGCCGCCCAAGGACGGCATGACGTCGCCCGAGCGCCCCAATTTCGAACCCGACGACATCACGCAGGAAGTAATCGAACTGGTCGAGGACCGCTTCGGCGACCACTTCGGCAGCCTCGAAAAATTCCGCTGGCCAGTGACACGCGACGAGGCGGAAGAAGCCGCCGACGCCTTCTTCGCCGAGCGGATCGAGCACTTCGGCCCCTATCAGGACGCGATGGTCTGCGGGGAGGACGACCTCTACCACTCGATGCTCTCGACCAGCATTAATCTCGGCCTGCTCGATCCGCTGGAACTCTGCCGGCGTGCGGAGCAAAGCTACAAGGACGGCAAGGCCCCGATCAATTCGGTCGAGGGATTCATCCGCCAGATCATCGGCTGGCGCGAATATGTCCGCCGGTTCTACTGGCACCAGATGCCGCATCTGCAGGAAGCCAACGCGCTCAACGCCCAGCGCGGCCTGCCGGAATTCTACTGGACCGGCGAGACCGATATGCGCTGCCTCGCCGATTCCATCCGATCGACGAGCGACAATGCCCATGCGCATCATATCCAGCGGCTGATGGTGCTCGGCAATTTCGCGCTGCTTGCGGGCATATCCCCGCGCGAGGTGCAGGACTGGTACCTCGTCGTCTATGCCGACGCCTATGAATGGGTCGAACTGCCCAACGTGGCGGCGATGATCCTCTATGCCGATGGCGGCAAGCTGGCGAGCAAGCCCTATGCCGCGAGCGGAAATTACATCAACAAGATGAGCAACTACTGCAAGGGCTGCACCTATTCCCCCAGCAAGAAGACCGGCGAGGGCGCCTGTCCCTTCAATTCGCTCTACTGGCACTTCATGAACCGCCACCGCGAACGACTCAAAAGCAATCACCGGATCGGTCGGATCTACTCGACCTGGGACCGGATGGGGGACGAAAAGCAACAGGAATATCTCGACAGCGCAGAGGCGTTTCTCGACACGCTCGAACCGGCAGATCCGAAATGGGCCCGCATGCAACAGAGTTGA
- a CDS encoding response regulator transcription factor, producing MKTRSSLEARAKAQQNGAVMKAHVIDPDIGRRGKLARRFFELGHHAEVFESPEEFLRFGPEFGYVFAYDNSTEHSAADSSPGASVCDSGLPVVMYSDDPDLERVVKAMVAGALDYLRWPIDGEKVDQLIADVTARENIRAREEGIRKDARAKIDLLSKRERETLALITRGLGNKAIAQELSISHRTVEIHRSNAFEKINAASTADAVRIGVHAGLDRD from the coding sequence ATGAAAACGCGAAGTTCTTTAGAGGCACGTGCAAAAGCGCAGCAGAACGGGGCCGTCATGAAAGCGCATGTAATTGACCCTGATATCGGTCGGCGAGGCAAGCTTGCACGACGCTTTTTCGAATTGGGGCATCACGCTGAAGTTTTCGAAAGTCCGGAAGAATTTCTTCGGTTCGGTCCCGAATTTGGTTATGTGTTTGCTTATGACAATTCGACGGAACACTCAGCGGCGGATTCGTCTCCCGGCGCCTCCGTCTGCGACAGTGGTCTGCCAGTCGTAATGTATTCCGACGATCCCGACCTCGAACGCGTCGTCAAGGCGATGGTGGCCGGTGCCCTCGACTATCTTCGCTGGCCGATCGACGGGGAAAAAGTCGATCAGCTGATCGCCGACGTGACCGCACGCGAGAATATCCGCGCACGAGAAGAGGGCATTCGCAAAGATGCCCGCGCCAAGATCGACCTCCTGTCGAAACGCGAGAGAGAGACGCTTGCCCTGATCACGCGGGGACTCGGCAACAAGGCGATCGCGCAAGAACTGAGCATCAGCCATCGCACGGTGGAAATTCACCGCTCCAACGCGTTCGAAAAGATCAATGCCGCGTCGACGGCCGATGCTGTTCGGATCGGGGTCCACGCAGGACTGGATCGGGATTGA
- a CDS encoding NAD-dependent succinate-semialdehyde dehydrogenase has translation MPITTVNPANGEDIETYQKLSKDEAFAKVEACHQAFTEWKMKSLQDRAAVIKSIGKALRDRKEDLAQLMTREVGKLIGDSRDEVELCAGICDYTASTGPKELADEQRDPSNAARGIVTYSPIGVVYGIQPWNFPAYQVIRYAIASLMAGNGVLLKHSSLCTGSGLMIEKIFHDAGLPENLFTVLVIDHDTSDEIIGHDKVRGVTLTGSDGAGRHVGEKAGKAIKKTVLELGSNDAYMVLEDADLDKAAEVCAQARLYNNGQTCINGKRFIVTDKVYDAFLEKFVAHFEGVKLGDPTDENSDMGPMSSADLRDDLQDQVDESVKNGAKIACGGSVPDKKGAWYPATVLTDVAPGQPAYDDELFGPVASVIRAKDDEDAMRLANDSRYGLGGGILCGDTERAIELASKHFDTGMVYINTYGVADPSMPFGGVKNSGYGKEHGGFGVKEFVNAKAIFVGAE, from the coding sequence ATGCCCATCACCACCGTCAATCCCGCGAACGGCGAAGACATCGAAACCTATCAGAAGCTTTCGAAGGACGAAGCCTTTGCCAAGGTCGAAGCCTGCCATCAGGCCTTCACCGAATGGAAGATGAAAAGCCTCCAGGATCGTGCCGCAGTCATCAAATCCATCGGCAAGGCCCTGCGCGATCGCAAGGAAGACCTGGCGCAACTGATGACGCGCGAAGTCGGCAAGCTGATCGGCGACAGCCGCGACGAGGTAGAATTGTGTGCAGGCATCTGCGACTACACCGCCTCCACCGGGCCGAAGGAACTCGCCGACGAACAGCGCGATCCCAGCAATGCTGCGCGCGGAATCGTGACGTATTCGCCGATCGGCGTGGTATATGGCATCCAGCCCTGGAATTTCCCCGCCTATCAGGTGATCCGCTATGCCATCGCCAGCCTCATGGCCGGCAACGGCGTGCTGCTGAAGCACTCCTCGCTATGTACGGGAAGCGGCCTGATGATCGAGAAGATCTTCCATGACGCAGGCCTGCCCGAGAACCTGTTCACCGTGCTGGTGATCGACCATGATACGTCGGACGAAATCATCGGGCACGACAAGGTCCGCGGCGTCACGCTCACCGGATCGGACGGCGCAGGCCGCCACGTCGGCGAGAAGGCCGGCAAGGCGATCAAGAAGACCGTCCTCGAGCTCGGCTCGAACGACGCTTACATGGTGCTGGAAGACGCCGATCTCGACAAGGCTGCCGAGGTCTGCGCGCAGGCCCGACTCTACAACAACGGCCAGACCTGCATCAACGGCAAGCGCTTCATCGTGACCGACAAGGTCTACGACGCATTCCTAGAGAAGTTCGTGGCGCATTTCGAGGGCGTGAAGCTGGGAGATCCGACCGACGAGAACAGCGACATGGGCCCCATGTCCTCCGCCGACCTGCGCGACGACCTGCAGGATCAGGTGGACGAGTCGGTCAAGAACGGCGCCAAGATCGCCTGCGGCGGTAGCGTGCCCGACAAAAAGGGTGCGTGGTATCCGGCAACCGTCCTCACCGATGTAGCGCCCGGGCAGCCAGCATATGACGATGAACTGTTCGGCCCCGTAGCCAGCGTCATCCGCGCCAAGGATGACGAGGACGCCATGCGCCTCGCCAACGATAGCCGCTATGGCCTGGGCGGCGGCATCCTGTGCGGCGACACGGAACGCGCGATCGAGTTGGCCTCGAAGCATTTCGACACCGGCATGGTCTACATCAACACCTACGGCGTGGCCGATCCGTCGATGCCTTTCGGCGGCGTGAAGAACTCCGGATACGGCAAGGAGCACGGCGGCTTCGGCGTCAAGGAGTTCGTCAATGCAAAGGCGATCTTCGTAGGCGCTGAGTAA
- the ada gene encoding bifunctional DNA-binding transcriptional regulator/O6-methylguanine-DNA methyltransferase Ada, whose amino-acid sequence MEDDAMIGDDEAWAAVKRRDRAFDGRFVTGVLSTGIYCRPSCAARHPLRDNVRFFASGIDARAAGLRACKRCLPDDVARDEAAVLAAIDEIRSAEEVPTLEELGAIVGYSPAHFQRVFKRATGLSPAAYARALREERVRDALGESKSVTGAIYEAGYGSASRFYEQTKGRLGMTASDWRDGGRGRTIHWSVVDTSLGTMLVAATDKGVCCLSFGEGEADLRARFPRAELVQGGADFEMLLGRVVAAVETPGADSSNIPLDVKGTAFQEKVWKALRKIPPGETRSYGELAAELGNPNASRAVGGANGANNIAVLIPCHRVVQADGSLGGYAYGPEIKAELLRREREG is encoded by the coding sequence ATGGAGGACGATGCTATGATCGGTGACGATGAAGCCTGGGCCGCAGTGAAGCGGCGCGACCGCGCTTTCGACGGGCGCTTCGTCACGGGTGTGCTCAGCACGGGCATCTATTGTCGCCCGTCCTGCGCGGCGCGCCATCCGCTGCGCGACAACGTGCGTTTCTTCGCCAGCGGAATTGACGCACGGGCGGCGGGCCTGCGCGCCTGCAAGCGCTGCCTTCCTGACGATGTCGCGCGCGACGAGGCGGCAGTGCTGGCGGCAATCGACGAGATTCGCAGCGCGGAGGAAGTGCCGACGCTGGAGGAATTGGGTGCGATCGTCGGCTATTCTCCGGCACATTTCCAGCGGGTGTTCAAGCGGGCCACCGGCCTGTCGCCCGCAGCCTATGCGCGTGCCTTGCGTGAAGAGCGCGTTCGCGATGCACTGGGCGAAAGCAAGAGCGTCACGGGTGCGATTTACGAGGCCGGTTATGGCTCGGCCTCGCGATTCTACGAGCAGACGAAGGGACGGTTGGGCATGACGGCAAGCGACTGGCGCGACGGAGGCAGGGGTCGCACGATCCACTGGTCGGTGGTCGACACCAGCCTCGGCACGATGCTTGTTGCCGCGACCGACAAGGGCGTCTGCTGCCTGTCGTTCGGCGAAGGCGAAGCAGACCTCCGCGCCCGTTTTCCCAGGGCGGAACTGGTGCAAGGCGGCGCAGACTTCGAAATGCTTCTCGGGCGAGTCGTTGCAGCGGTCGAAACGCCCGGCGCGGACAGCTCGAATATTCCGCTCGATGTGAAAGGCACCGCTTTCCAGGAAAAGGTGTGGAAGGCGCTCCGCAAGATCCCGCCTGGCGAAACCCGCAGCTATGGCGAGTTGGCAGCCGAGCTAGGCAACCCGAATGCCAGTCGCGCCGTCGGCGGAGCCAACGGCGCGAACAACATTGCCGTCCTTATCCCCTGCCACCGCGTGGTGCAGGCTGACGGCTCATTGGGCGGCTACGCCTACGGGCCGGAAATCAAGGCCGAGCTTTTGCGAAGAGAGCGAGAAGGATAA
- a CDS encoding S1 family peptidase, with product MGRILAYLAVVTALVTALFAPLVAHADAADIDAAARGVVRVIIIGEDGDGELYPISHGTGFAVSGDTVVTNAHVVRDAVRDSGLQIGIVPNGGGEATYGRLIAASPQNDLALIRITGGNLRLPPLALAGGAPPDSGEVTSVGYPMNVDRAQGLEIGDIFRSQPPVKSRGFISGQRPSRQFDTILHTAPIARGNSGGPLLDTCGRVLGVNSFGADNEGGDAEFFFAVSMRELLPFLRANDVTPRVNERPCRSMADLDAAERERIEREQQAARQDLAQRAEASRAKRERAQLEAEQAVMTEREDRVFLAFVLLLVAFALGQWAIAIYNSEERDETRMRIVAVAAAVAVLAAIAAYLTRPGLDEIDRRVAAAMQEDSEPGSSEEPVTGDLALQCTLLPERSRITSAEAQDLSFDWAEGGCVNERTQYGFFGGTWSRVFVPNSEDAVSVNSFDPDRRIYRVERYLLPRSAMAEAREARGKYKAPVCGAENAASQLGDLQTEVLGQLPRQANERLVYECSERR from the coding sequence ATGGGACGCATTCTCGCATATCTCGCAGTGGTCACGGCGCTGGTCACGGCACTGTTCGCGCCGCTGGTCGCGCATGCCGATGCCGCCGACATCGATGCGGCGGCGCGCGGCGTGGTGCGCGTCATCATCATCGGCGAGGATGGCGACGGAGAACTCTATCCGATCAGCCATGGAACCGGCTTTGCGGTCTCGGGCGACACGGTCGTCACCAATGCCCATGTCGTGCGCGATGCGGTGCGCGATTCGGGGCTGCAAATCGGCATCGTGCCGAACGGCGGCGGCGAGGCGACCTATGGCCGGCTCATCGCGGCCTCGCCCCAGAACGATCTCGCGCTCATCCGCATCACCGGCGGAAACCTGCGTCTGCCTCCGCTGGCGCTAGCCGGCGGCGCGCCGCCCGACAGCGGCGAGGTGACCAGCGTCGGCTATCCGATGAATGTCGACCGCGCACAGGGGCTGGAGATTGGCGATATCTTCCGCAGCCAGCCGCCGGTGAAGAGCCGCGGCTTTATCTCCGGGCAGCGTCCCAGCCGCCAGTTCGACACGATCCTCCACACCGCACCCATTGCTCGGGGTAATTCGGGCGGGCCCCTGCTCGACACCTGCGGCCGCGTGCTCGGTGTGAACAGTTTCGGGGCCGACAACGAGGGCGGCGATGCGGAGTTCTTCTTCGCCGTATCCATGCGCGAATTGCTGCCGTTCCTGCGCGCCAACGACGTGACGCCGCGTGTCAACGAACGGCCTTGCCGCTCGATGGCCGATCTCGATGCGGCCGAACGCGAGCGGATCGAGCGCGAACAGCAGGCCGCACGACAGGACCTCGCCCAGCGCGCCGAAGCCAGCCGCGCCAAGCGCGAGCGCGCGCAGTTGGAGGCCGAACAGGCCGTAATGACCGAGCGCGAAGACCGCGTCTTCCTCGCCTTCGTGCTGCTACTGGTGGCGTTTGCGCTGGGCCAATGGGCTATTGCGATCTACAATTCGGAAGAGCGCGACGAAACCCGCATGCGCATCGTCGCGGTCGCTGCTGCTGTCGCGGTTCTGGCCGCGATCGCTGCCTATCTCACCCGTCCGGGCCTGGACGAGATCGACCGCCGAGTCGCCGCAGCCATGCAGGAAGATAGTGAACCCGGCTCTTCCGAAGAGCCGGTTACCGGCGACCTCGCCCTGCAATGCACGCTTCTGCCCGAACGCAGCCGCATCACCAGCGCCGAGGCGCAGGACCTCAGCTTCGACTGGGCCGAGGGCGGCTGCGTCAACGAGCGCACGCAATACGGCTTCTTCGGCGGCACCTGGAGCCGGGTCTTCGTGCCCAATTCCGAGGATGCGGTCTCGGTCAACAGTTTCGACCCCGACCGCCGCATCTATCGCGTCGAACGCTACCTCCTGCCGCGCAGCGCGATGGCCGAAGCCCGCGAAGCGCGCGGCAAGTACAAGGCCCCCGTCTGCGGCGCAGAGAATGCTGCGAGCCAGCTTGGCGACTTGCAGACCGAAGTGCTCGGCCAGCTCCCGCGGCAGGCGAACGAACGGCTGGTCTACGAGTGCAGCGAGCGGCGATAG
- a CDS encoding TauD/TfdA dioxygenase family protein, whose translation MEMVPLAPKCGVEITGVRLSEADGDTLDPIRMAIYEHGVALFRGQDDFTPEAHIAFAKRWGGIDINNYFPLTDEHPEIAVVRKAADQQTNIGGDWHTDHSYDQVPAMGSILVARTLPPSGGDTLFAHMGAAYDALPDDLKQEIEGLEAFHTADHIYKADGLYAKTDMGRELRGHDLKTGATHPVVIRHPVTGRKLLYVNRAFTVNIVGKTREESLPLLTRLYAEALAADNTCRVEWEPGAVAIWDNRTTWHNALNDYQGHAREMHRITLSGEALAA comes from the coding sequence ATGGAGATGGTGCCGCTGGCTCCGAAGTGCGGGGTGGAGATCACAGGTGTCCGGTTGAGCGAGGCGGACGGCGACACGCTCGATCCGATCCGCATGGCGATCTACGAGCACGGCGTCGCGCTGTTTCGCGGGCAGGACGATTTCACGCCCGAAGCGCATATCGCTTTCGCCAAGCGCTGGGGCGGGATCGACATCAACAACTACTTTCCGCTGACCGACGAGCATCCCGAGATCGCCGTGGTCCGCAAGGCTGCCGATCAGCAGACCAATATCGGCGGCGACTGGCACACCGATCATTCCTATGATCAGGTGCCCGCGATGGGCTCGATCCTTGTTGCGCGCACCTTGCCGCCCAGCGGCGGCGACACGCTGTTCGCGCACATGGGTGCGGCTTACGACGCGTTGCCGGACGATCTCAAGCAGGAGATCGAGGGGCTGGAGGCGTTCCACACTGCCGACCATATATACAAGGCCGACGGGCTTTATGCGAAGACCGATATGGGCCGAGAGCTGCGCGGACACGATCTGAAAACCGGCGCGACGCATCCGGTGGTGATCCGCCACCCCGTCACGGGCCGCAAGCTGCTCTACGTCAACCGCGCCTTCACGGTGAACATAGTGGGAAAGACCCGCGAGGAGAGCCTGCCGCTGCTTACTCGCCTTTATGCCGAGGCGCTGGCGGCGGACAACACCTGCCGCGTAGAGTGGGAGCCGGGCGCAGTGGCGATCTGGGACAACCGCACCACCTGGCACAATGCGCTTAACGACTACCAGGGCCACGCCCGCGAGATGCATCGCATCACGCTGAGCGGGGAAGCGCTGGCGGCATAA
- a CDS encoding F0F1 ATP synthase subunit delta → MDISAGIQASLAGRYASALFDLASEAGTVTAVESDLEKLEAGLHESPELAALTTNPKISRAAAEKALWGVSAIMGLSELTQNFLGVLAQNRRLSQLPQVIRAFRAIAAAQRGEVTAEVTSAHALTDAQLADLKTKLTAREGRTVKLSTKVDPELLGGLVVTIGSKRIDGSIRTRLNSLSQAMKA, encoded by the coding sequence GTGGATATTTCCGCCGGTATTCAGGCTAGCCTGGCAGGCCGTTACGCCTCGGCCCTGTTCGATCTCGCAAGCGAGGCCGGCACGGTCACCGCAGTCGAATCGGACCTCGAAAAGCTCGAAGCCGGGCTGCACGAATCGCCCGAGCTCGCCGCCCTCACGACCAATCCCAAGATCTCGCGCGCAGCCGCCGAAAAGGCGCTGTGGGGCGTTTCCGCGATCATGGGTCTCTCAGAGCTCACCCAGAACTTTCTCGGCGTGCTGGCGCAGAACCGCCGGCTGTCGCAGTTGCCGCAGGTCATCCGCGCCTTCCGCGCCATCGCCGCCGCTCAACGCGGCGAGGTGACCGCCGAAGTCACCAGCGCCCATGCGCTGACCGACGCGCAGCTGGCCGACCTCAAGACCAAGCTGACGGCCCGCGAAGGCCGCACGGTCAAGCTTTCCACGAAGGTCGATCCCGAGCTGCTCGGCGGCCTCGTCGTCACCATCGGATCGAAGCGCATCGACGGCTCGATCCGCACCCGTCTCAATTCGCTATCCCAGGCCATGAAGGCTTAA